In Methylocystis sp. MJC1, one DNA window encodes the following:
- the tnpB gene encoding IS66 family insertion sequence element accessory protein TnpB (TnpB, as the term is used for proteins encoded by IS66 family insertion elements, is considered an accessory protein, since TnpC, encoded by a neighboring gene, is a DDE family transposase.): MIPLPAGCRVWIATGHTDMRRGMQGLALQVQEQLKRDPHAGDLYIFRGRRGDLAKILWHDGVGLSLYAKRLDRGKFIWPSATAGAVSISAAQMAYMLEGIDWRNPQMTFRPQSAG; encoded by the coding sequence ATGATCCCGTTGCCGGCGGGCTGCCGCGTCTGGATCGCCACCGGCCACACCGACATGCGACGCGGCATGCAGGGCCTCGCCCTTCAGGTGCAGGAGCAGTTGAAGCGCGACCCGCACGCCGGCGATCTCTACATTTTCCGCGGGCGCAGGGGCGACCTCGCAAAAATTCTCTGGCATGATGGCGTCGGACTGTCGCTGTATGCAAAACGCCTCGATCGCGGAAAGTTCATATGGCCCTCGGCGACGGCGGGCGCGGTGTCGATCTCGGCGGCGCAGATGGCCTATATGCTCGAAGGGATAGATTGGCGAAATCCGCAAATGACCTTTCGGCCGCAAAGCGCGGGGTGA
- the tnpA gene encoding IS66-like element accessory protein TnpA, which translates to MSRNDDDPPALRRRRRSWSLEEKRRIVEESLEDGASIAEVARRHDLNTNQLFTWRRQFGVDLAAPQDLAPILPVTITPDTVGEHSAPGPTGQMEIVLAEGDRILVWSDVEAAALSRVVKALRR; encoded by the coding sequence ATGTCGCGCAACGATGACGATCCGCCGGCTCTCCGGCGCCGACGCCGATCCTGGTCTCTCGAAGAGAAGCGCCGGATCGTCGAGGAGAGCCTTGAGGACGGAGCTTCGATCGCCGAGGTTGCGCGACGGCACGACCTCAACACCAACCAGCTCTTCACCTGGCGCCGGCAGTTCGGCGTCGATCTGGCTGCGCCGCAGGACCTCGCGCCGATCCTGCCCGTGACGATCACGCCGGACACAGTGGGGGAGCATTCCGCTCCGGGGCCGACCGGCCAGATGGAGATCGTCCTCGCCGAGGGTGACCGGATCCTCGTGTGGTCCGATGTCGAGGCAGCCGCGCTGTCGCGGGTCGTGAAGGCGCTGCGGCGATGA
- a CDS encoding class I SAM-dependent methyltransferase: MTSNTHRHTATKKCRHCGAALTTIFADLGATPVSNDYLREADRDGPESYYPLRAFVCDSCRLVQLEDFRRANELFREDYAYFSSVSTSWLAHASRYADAMSERFGLSSASTVVEVASNDGYLLQYFHAKKINVLGIEPCRSVAEFAIRDKSIPTRIEFFGEKTGKRLAAEGFAADLTAANNVLAHVPDINDFVSGFREILKPEGVSTFEFPHLLNLIELNQFDTIYHEHFSYLSLLAADRFFAANGLRVFDVEAIPTHGGSLRLFVCRKDASWKRTERVEELLHLERTAGLDGDAAYLAFAEKVRETKRALLELLIGLKRQGKTIAAYGAPAKGNTLLNYCGVGSDFLEFTVDRSPQKQGMYLPGTRLPIKAPEAIDALKPDYILILPWNIKDEIVKQMAHAREWGCKFIVPIPRAQIF; the protein is encoded by the coding sequence TTGACCTCCAATACGCATCGTCACACGGCGACTAAGAAATGCCGTCATTGCGGCGCGGCTTTGACGACCATTTTCGCCGATCTCGGGGCGACACCCGTTTCGAACGATTATCTGAGGGAGGCGGACCGCGATGGCCCTGAAAGCTATTATCCGCTTCGCGCATTCGTCTGCGATTCCTGCCGCCTCGTGCAGCTTGAGGATTTTCGGCGCGCCAATGAGCTGTTCCGCGAGGATTACGCTTATTTTTCCTCCGTTTCGACCAGCTGGTTGGCGCACGCCAGCCGCTACGCTGACGCAATGTCGGAGCGCTTCGGCCTTTCCAGCGCCAGCACGGTCGTCGAAGTCGCGAGCAATGACGGATACCTGCTGCAATATTTCCACGCGAAGAAGATCAATGTCCTCGGCATCGAGCCCTGCCGCTCCGTCGCGGAATTCGCCATCCGCGATAAATCGATCCCGACCCGCATCGAGTTTTTCGGCGAAAAGACCGGCAAACGCCTCGCCGCTGAAGGCTTTGCCGCGGATCTGACGGCCGCCAATAATGTCTTGGCGCATGTGCCCGACATTAATGACTTCGTTTCCGGCTTTCGGGAAATTTTGAAACCCGAGGGCGTTTCCACCTTCGAGTTTCCGCATCTACTTAATCTCATCGAGCTCAATCAGTTCGACACGATCTACCACGAGCATTTCTCGTACCTCTCTCTGCTCGCGGCGGATAGGTTCTTTGCTGCGAACGGCCTGCGCGTTTTCGACGTCGAGGCAATCCCGACCCACGGCGGCTCGCTGCGCCTGTTCGTCTGCCGGAAGGACGCATCGTGGAAGCGGACGGAGCGCGTTGAAGAACTTCTGCACCTTGAGCGCACGGCGGGCCTTGACGGCGACGCCGCTTATCTCGCCTTCGCCGAGAAAGTGCGCGAGACGAAGCGCGCGTTGCTGGAGCTCCTGATCGGCCTGAAGCGCCAGGGCAAGACCATCGCCGCCTATGGCGCGCCGGCGAAGGGCAATACCCTGCTCAATTATTGCGGGGTTGGGTCGGATTTCCTCGAGTTCACCGTCGACCGCTCGCCGCAAAAGCAGGGCATGTATCTTCCCGGCACGCGCTTGCCGATCAAGGCGCCGGAGGCCATCGACGCTCTCAAGCCCGATTACATTCTGATCTTGCCTTGGAACATTAAGGACGAGATCGTGAAGCAGATGGCGCATGCGCGCGAATGGGGCTGCAAGTTCATCGTCCCCATTCCGCGCGCGCAAATCTTCTGA
- the rfbC gene encoding dTDP-4-dehydrorhamnose 3,5-epimerase — MEFIDSALPGCRLIRMTPAGDARGYFVRTFCAREFSEQGLNPELAQASYSFNARRGTVRGLHFQAAPQMEDKLVRCVRGAIFDVMVDIRPGSSTFGRWVGYELTEYNHMQLHSVRGFAHGFQTLTDDCVVAYHIAQFYDPQKAAGVRWDDPDIGIDWPLPPTDQSPRDLQLPRLADVDRGALSPFAPAAS; from the coding sequence ATGGAGTTCATCGACAGCGCTTTGCCCGGCTGCCGCCTGATCCGGATGACGCCGGCGGGCGACGCGCGCGGCTATTTCGTGCGCACCTTTTGCGCCAGGGAATTTTCCGAGCAAGGGCTAAATCCCGAGCTCGCCCAGGCGAGCTATTCCTTCAACGCCCGGCGCGGCACCGTGCGTGGCCTGCATTTTCAGGCGGCACCGCAGATGGAGGACAAGCTCGTGCGCTGCGTGCGCGGCGCGATTTTTGACGTCATGGTCGATATTCGACCCGGCTCTTCCACTTTCGGGCGCTGGGTTGGTTATGAGCTTACTGAGTACAATCATATGCAGCTTCATTCCGTACGCGGCTTCGCGCATGGATTTCAGACGCTCACGGATGATTGCGTGGTCGCCTATCACATTGCGCAATTCTACGATCCGCAAAAGGCCGCAGGCGTGCGCTGGGACGATCCCGACATTGGCATCGACTGGCCCTTGCCGCCGACCGATCAATCGCCGCGCGATCTGCAGCTGCCGAGACTGGCCGACGTCGACCGCGGCGCGCTGTCGCCTTTCGCCCCCGCCGCGTCATGA
- a CDS encoding NAD-dependent epimerase/dehydratase family protein, whose translation MTARLLVTGGGGFIGRHCLAPALAAGFEVWATTSTHSAPASRPEAANLHWRSLDLLCPGALEALICEIKPTHVLHMAWETTHGSYWTSPANLDWLALGTRLFKSFAEEGGKRLVCAGTCAEYDWSSGYMVEGVTPERPATFYGRIKLAHHQAMTATADLLGFSAATGRIFFAYGPYENPSRIIPYACAQLARGEPAEFGTGRFYRDFMHVEDVAAGFVALLKSDVMGACNIGSATPETLANIVTTIGTIAGLPEFIRLGARPDRPGDPPMLVGDNAKLRSTGWAPRWNLGDGLAQSFEWFRSQ comes from the coding sequence ATGACGGCGCGACTGCTCGTCACCGGTGGCGGCGGCTTCATCGGACGCCATTGTCTCGCCCCCGCACTCGCTGCCGGCTTTGAGGTTTGGGCGACAACGTCAACGCACAGCGCTCCCGCGTCGCGACCCGAAGCCGCAAATTTGCATTGGCGCTCCCTCGATCTGCTGTGTCCTGGCGCCCTTGAGGCTTTGATTTGCGAGATTAAGCCGACCCATGTGCTACACATGGCCTGGGAGACCACCCATGGAAGCTATTGGACGAGCCCCGCCAATCTCGATTGGCTCGCCCTCGGCACGCGGCTCTTTAAAAGCTTTGCAGAAGAGGGTGGAAAACGGCTCGTCTGCGCCGGCACTTGCGCCGAATATGACTGGAGCTCGGGCTATATGGTCGAGGGGGTGACGCCGGAGCGTCCCGCAACCTTTTACGGCCGCATCAAGCTGGCACATCATCAGGCGATGACCGCGACCGCGGATCTCCTCGGTTTCAGCGCCGCGACGGGACGAATTTTTTTCGCCTATGGCCCTTATGAGAACCCGAGCCGAATAATTCCTTACGCCTGCGCCCAGCTCGCGCGGGGCGAGCCGGCGGAGTTCGGGACCGGCCGATTCTACCGCGACTTCATGCATGTCGAAGACGTCGCCGCGGGCTTTGTCGCGCTGCTAAAAAGCGACGTTATGGGTGCCTGCAACATCGGGTCGGCGACGCCGGAAACCCTCGCCAACATTGTGACGACAATCGGCACCATCGCAGGACTTCCGGAGTTCATCCGACTCGGCGCGCGACCGGACCGCCCCGGTGATCCGCCAATGCTGGTCGGCGACAACGCAAAGCTTCGTTCAACGGGTTGGGCCCCGCGATGGAACCTGGGCGATGGACTGGCGCAGTCGTTTGAATGGTTCCGATCGCAATAG
- the rfbF gene encoding glucose-1-phosphate cytidylyltransferase has protein sequence MKHNITKAVILAGGLGTRLAEETSVRPKPMVEIGGRPIIWHIMKIYSNHGINEFIICLGYKGYVIKEYFQNYFLHTSDVTIDLTRNGTIVHAQRTEPWKITLVDTGDATMTGGRLKRIRDYVGDACFCMTYGDGVSDIDIAAEIDFHLKHGRDATMTVVRPAGRFGAAEIADGGAVKGFQEKPEGESGWINAGFFILSPRVFDLIDGDATIWERAPMERLVADDQLMAFRHPGFWHAMDTLRDKQQLEEMWVAGKAPWRSWV, from the coding sequence ATGAAACATAATATAACAAAGGCTGTCATTCTTGCCGGCGGCCTAGGAACGCGCCTCGCGGAAGAGACTAGCGTGCGGCCTAAGCCTATGGTTGAGATCGGTGGCCGCCCGATTATTTGGCATATTATGAAAATATACTCGAACCACGGGATTAACGAATTTATTATCTGCCTTGGCTATAAGGGATATGTGATTAAAGAGTATTTTCAAAACTATTTTCTCCATACCTCCGACGTTACGATCGATCTTACTAGAAACGGAACAATAGTCCACGCTCAACGGACGGAGCCCTGGAAAATCACGCTCGTCGACACCGGCGACGCCACCATGACCGGCGGTCGCCTGAAGCGGATCCGCGATTACGTGGGCGACGCGTGTTTCTGCATGACCTATGGCGACGGTGTCAGTGACATCGACATCGCCGCCGAGATCGACTTCCATCTTAAGCATGGTCGGGACGCCACAATGACCGTGGTGCGGCCCGCCGGGCGCTTTGGTGCGGCGGAAATCGCCGACGGCGGCGCGGTGAAGGGTTTTCAGGAAAAACCCGAAGGCGAATCCGGCTGGATCAACGCCGGCTTTTTCATTCTGTCGCCGCGAGTTTTCGATCTGATTGACGGCGACGCAACGATCTGGGAGCGCGCTCCGATGGAACGGCTGGTCGCAGATGATCAATTGATGGCGTTTCGGCACCCCGGCTTCTGGCACGCCATGGACACGCTGCGCGACAAGCAGCAGCTTGAGGAAATGTGGGTCGCGGGGAAAGCGCCCTGGCGCAGCTGGGTCTAA
- the rfbG gene encoding CDP-glucose 4,6-dehydratase, with product MPVPESFSVYAGTRVLVTGHSGFKGGWLAAWLAKLGAKVTGVSLPPDQGPNNLFERAKIGQRCSDNRWIDIRDESAIDRLIQEIRPKIVFHLAAQPLVHRSYREPLLTFATNILGAANVLEAARRCDEVEAVVFVTSDKVYDNKEWTWAYRENDRLGGLDPYSASKGAAEIVARSFMEVLRGPGGGYRLATARGGNVVGGGDWSENRIVPDIVRALRAGEPLVLRHPEATRPWQHVLELCAGYLTLGAHLLVGNAARGLPPAHFKGSFNFGPDRTNEMPVRRLVDAALSVWGRPDHPVQLGESKLHESTYLRVDSSKSQAELEWRPALGFDDTMTWTMKWYRRYVENPSCASGLVDEQIDAYADLYGRKHI from the coding sequence ATGCCGGTCCCTGAATCGTTCTCCGTTTACGCCGGCACCCGCGTGCTCGTCACCGGACATTCCGGGTTCAAAGGCGGCTGGCTCGCGGCATGGCTAGCGAAGCTTGGTGCCAAGGTGACCGGCGTCAGCCTGCCCCCGGATCAGGGGCCCAACAATCTCTTCGAGCGTGCGAAAATTGGCCAGCGCTGCAGTGACAACCGCTGGATCGACATACGCGACGAAAGCGCGATCGACCGCCTCATTCAGGAGATCCGCCCGAAGATCGTCTTTCATTTGGCGGCGCAGCCCCTCGTCCATCGCAGCTACCGCGAGCCTTTGCTGACTTTCGCAACCAATATTCTGGGGGCGGCCAACGTTCTCGAAGCCGCACGGCGCTGTGATGAGGTGGAGGCGGTGGTTTTCGTCACCAGCGACAAGGTCTACGATAATAAGGAATGGACGTGGGCCTATCGCGAGAACGATCGTCTCGGCGGCCTCGATCCCTATAGCGCGAGCAAGGGCGCGGCGGAGATCGTCGCACGCTCCTTCATGGAGGTGCTGCGCGGGCCGGGCGGCGGCTACCGCCTGGCGACGGCGCGCGGCGGCAATGTCGTCGGCGGCGGCGACTGGTCCGAAAACCGCATCGTTCCGGATATTGTCCGCGCCCTGCGCGCCGGCGAGCCGCTCGTGCTACGCCATCCAGAGGCGACCCGCCCCTGGCAGCATGTGCTCGAACTTTGTGCAGGCTATTTGACCCTCGGCGCGCATCTACTGGTCGGAAACGCCGCGCGCGGCCTGCCGCCGGCTCATTTCAAGGGCTCTTTCAACTTCGGGCCCGACCGGACCAATGAAATGCCTGTGCGCCGCCTCGTCGACGCGGCGCTTTCGGTCTGGGGAAGGCCGGATCACCCGGTTCAACTCGGCGAGTCGAAACTGCATGAATCAACCTATCTGCGGGTAGATTCCTCGAAATCCCAGGCCGAATTGGAGTGGAGGCCGGCGCTCGGCTTCGACGACACAATGACCTGGACCATGAAGTGGTATCGGCGCTATGTGGAAAATCCTTCCTGCGCGTCGGGCCTCGTCGACGAACAAATCGACGCCTATGCAGATCTTTATGGAAGGAAGCACATTTGA
- a CDS encoding glycosyltransferase family 2 protein, giving the protein MELIFQVKINRFDQEFYGAYYEDLSGFSSGQLREHYRRHGAAEGRFKNFDEALQALERQHGPLPKDFSAAEYRRLNPELPHIEWWLKLHYLRLGRGEGRRYRSTDKNTSIEDLFSSFAKVTKTVNIRESGGVLQFTTDDPQIHFQFLPEVARNFVILDLSIKICPIDSEPGDPRVYFDYGDGFTEQNSVNLAQARKDVWLVHIPLPALAVGLRLDPASARRSIRLVEASISSTPIQKALISLYQTGDSYLSKEVQRIVEQVGFRLHSERVAQRERANSHSPDLQRRAYAMAAERAMHALNRNLTARQMQYRRWIEQYDTLSEKDFADMREQADSFPIKPLFSIILPTYNSNIKLLEEAINSLLTQTYQNFEVCIADDCSTKDEVRDFITKTGDKHERIRYVFRDENGHISECSNSAIRIARGDYLVLVDHDDVIPAHALWMVAYYINLYPNAKILYSDEDKLEEDGSRCDPYFKGNFDYFLMYVHNLVNHLGVYAAHLVRQVGGFRKGYEGSQDYDLVLRCAEACEPEDIIHIPYVLYHWRKALGSTATSADHKEYAILTARKAVNDHFARKGLPYLSVEGKFPWHSSIQISPNLSERSRKVAVIIPARDCVSNLVACLKSVDLARSKPHEILIVNNSREPGDLSFLRSYVSRNNRARLIDCPGEFNFSAINNCAAEMVESDIICFLNNDTEVLAEDWLERATAHFEIPDVGAVGAKLLYPDQTIQHFGFYLGSDLPEIAWHPHRGLAGDSPGLFGKASLIQQFSATTAACLFVRRNVLEEIGGFDETLRESYNDVDLCIRIREAGYRIIVDPAVLLLRKEAVMCGHDVSPEKAERLEREAAMMREKWGAQLDCDPFYNPNLSLSADFTPAFPPRITYPWKLPSKWGRERQESGLKSLRSFLNVDRLAKILNRLSFSVTASRWLRWK; this is encoded by the coding sequence TTGGAATTGATTTTCCAGGTTAAAATCAATCGGTTCGATCAAGAGTTCTACGGTGCCTACTACGAGGACCTTAGTGGTTTTTCGTCTGGTCAGTTGCGGGAGCATTACCGTAGACATGGGGCCGCCGAAGGGCGCTTCAAGAATTTCGACGAAGCGCTGCAAGCCCTCGAGCGCCAGCATGGGCCTCTTCCAAAAGATTTCTCGGCGGCAGAATATCGGCGCCTCAACCCGGAATTGCCTCACATAGAATGGTGGCTGAAGCTCCATTACCTGCGACTCGGCCGTGGCGAGGGACGGCGATATCGATCCACAGATAAGAACACCTCAATCGAAGATCTTTTTAGCTCTTTCGCCAAGGTCACGAAAACAGTAAATATTCGCGAGTCAGGCGGAGTTTTGCAATTTACCACCGATGACCCCCAGATACATTTCCAGTTCCTCCCCGAGGTAGCCAGGAACTTCGTCATTTTAGATCTTTCGATCAAAATCTGCCCGATCGATTCCGAGCCAGGCGACCCCCGGGTTTATTTCGACTATGGAGATGGGTTTACGGAGCAAAATTCAGTCAACCTCGCTCAGGCTCGGAAAGATGTCTGGTTGGTGCACATTCCGCTCCCCGCACTCGCGGTCGGCCTTAGGCTTGATCCCGCATCGGCGCGCCGATCGATTCGGCTTGTCGAAGCGTCGATATCGTCGACGCCCATACAAAAGGCGCTTATATCCTTATATCAGACCGGCGACTCTTATCTCTCAAAGGAAGTTCAGCGAATTGTAGAGCAGGTTGGCTTCAGGTTGCATTCTGAGCGAGTCGCCCAGCGAGAACGTGCAAATTCGCATTCGCCTGACTTGCAGCGCCGCGCCTATGCTATGGCTGCGGAGAGGGCAATGCACGCGTTGAACAGGAACCTCACCGCGAGGCAAATGCAGTATCGACGGTGGATCGAGCAATATGACACGCTTTCAGAGAAAGACTTTGCCGACATGCGGGAGCAGGCTGATAGCTTTCCGATCAAGCCCCTCTTTTCGATCATTTTGCCAACCTATAACTCGAATATTAAGTTGCTGGAGGAGGCGATTAACAGTCTGCTAACGCAGACCTACCAAAACTTCGAAGTTTGCATCGCTGATGATTGCTCGACCAAGGATGAGGTTCGCGACTTCATTACAAAGACCGGGGATAAGCACGAGCGAATTCGCTATGTTTTTCGCGACGAGAACGGCCACATCTCCGAATGCTCGAACTCAGCAATCCGAATTGCCCGCGGTGACTATCTAGTTCTCGTTGATCACGACGACGTGATCCCCGCTCATGCGCTGTGGATGGTTGCTTACTACATAAATCTTTATCCAAATGCTAAAATTCTATACTCAGACGAGGACAAGCTTGAGGAAGATGGCAGCAGGTGCGATCCCTACTTCAAGGGCAATTTCGACTACTTCCTCATGTACGTTCACAACCTGGTTAACCATCTTGGCGTTTACGCAGCACATTTGGTGCGTCAGGTCGGGGGTTTTCGGAAGGGTTACGAAGGAAGCCAGGATTATGACCTCGTCCTACGCTGTGCGGAAGCATGCGAACCCGAGGACATCATTCATATTCCCTATGTGCTGTATCACTGGCGCAAAGCCCTCGGCTCCACTGCCACCTCGGCGGATCATAAGGAATATGCAATCCTCACTGCGCGTAAGGCGGTTAACGATCACTTCGCGCGGAAGGGTCTCCCTTACTTGTCTGTTGAGGGGAAGTTTCCATGGCATTCATCAATCCAAATCTCGCCCAATCTGTCGGAGCGATCGCGAAAGGTCGCCGTCATTATACCCGCTCGAGATTGCGTTAGTAATCTAGTAGCTTGCTTAAAATCAGTTGATCTAGCGAGATCCAAGCCTCACGAAATTCTTATCGTCAACAACTCCCGGGAACCAGGGGATCTCAGCTTTCTTCGGAGTTATGTCTCGCGTAACAACCGTGCCAGACTCATTGATTGCCCGGGCGAGTTTAATTTCTCAGCTATCAACAATTGTGCGGCGGAAATGGTCGAGAGCGACATTATTTGCTTCTTAAACAACGACACAGAGGTTCTTGCGGAGGATTGGCTAGAACGGGCAACAGCACATTTCGAAATTCCTGACGTCGGCGCGGTCGGGGCAAAGCTTCTGTACCCCGACCAGACAATCCAGCATTTCGGATTTTATCTCGGGAGCGACCTGCCCGAGATCGCCTGGCATCCACATAGGGGGCTAGCCGGAGACTCGCCCGGACTTTTCGGAAAGGCGTCGCTCATTCAACAGTTTTCAGCCACAACTGCAGCATGTCTTTTCGTACGTCGAAATGTGCTCGAAGAGATCGGCGGCTTCGATGAAACACTTAGGGAGTCATACAACGACGTTGATCTATGTATAAGGATCAGAGAGGCAGGTTATCGAATTATCGTGGACCCCGCGGTGCTGCTCCTTCGCAAAGAAGCGGTGATGTGTGGGCACGACGTTTCTCCCGAGAAAGCGGAGCGGCTTGAGCGCGAGGCGGCCATGATGAGAGAGAAATGGGGTGCGCAGCTCGACTGCGATCCATTTTACAACCCAAATCTCTCGCTGAGCGCCGATTTCACGCCAGCGTTCCCGCCAAGAATTACCTATCCGTGGAAGCTTCCCTCAAAATGGGGCAGGGAAAGGCAAGAATCGGGTTTGAAAAGTTTGAGATCATTCCTTAACGTGGATCGCTTGGCGAAAATCTTGAACCGCCTTTCTTTTTCGGTAACTGCTTCCCGCTGGTTACGCTGGAAATAG